GAGATCCGTTCGTGCTCATACGCTTCCTAAAAAAAGCTATACGTATTATTTCTATGCTTCGGCAAGCGGTTTCTCCAAACCGAGAAAAGTAACACACCATGAGTGGTATCGGAAAATAGCAACTATTGCTATTTTCCGCCACTTCAACAAATCCCCCTTCTTGTATATACTACGTCAACTTGACCATACAGAGAATATGGAGCCCGAACATGAAATTACGCTTGAAGCTTTCTCTGCCTATCATCGGTTTATCCTTTTTTCTTTACATCATATTATTTTTTCTCATGACGATGGGCCTTCATCAATACGAAAATTTCGCTCTGACAACAGCCCGGCAAGAATTACTTGACGGATATAAGAAAGAGTTAAAAAGTGCAACGGAAATTGCTGCTTCTCTTATTCAATCCATCTACGCCGATCAAGAACGATCCGATGAAGAGAAGCTGGAAGCGGCCAGAACGGCCGTGAGGCCTTTACGCTTTGGTACGGACGGTTATTTTTATGCATACCGGGCAGGAACAGGGGAAAATATCATCCACGGCTCGACACCTGCCAATGAAGGAAAATCGCTTTGGGACCTCCAATCGCCTGATAAAAAGCAGTATATCATCCGAGATTTGGACAAAGCGGCGAGAGACGGCGATCTGTTTGTGGATTTTTATTGGTCGAAACCTAACCACGACCCTCAGGAGGTTTTTCCAAAACTGGGGACAGCTCTTATGGTCCCAGGAACCACAATTTGGGTAGGGACCGGGGCTTATATCGACGAAATAGATTCTGCAGTGACAAAGTTGACCGCATATTATGCCAGTTTCGCAAAAAAAATGACCATCATTCTTTTAATTTTCCTTCTTGCGGCTCCCCTGGTAATGTTTCTTCTGATTTTCAGGCGAATACGTAACGTTGTGGGACCGATAACAAGGCTCAGCGACATTGCTCAACGTTCGGCAGGAACCGACTTTCGGGAGATCCCCGAGATAACTGCTCGACGGTTTCCAGATGAAGTTACGGTACTTGAAAGAAGTTTTTCCGAATTGTTCAGCCAATTCAGTAAGGTAATCCGAAATGTCCAGGTAGCAGTCGACCGGTCCAGGAGAAGAGGGACCGGAATGAACAGCTCCATTACAACGATCAATGACTCGCTGAAGGAAGCCCAAATATCCCTGGAAAATCTCTCGGCCTCGGAAAAACAGCTATCTGCAGAGGCGCAGGCAAACCAAAAGCTCAGTGATGATCTTGAACAATTCATTGCGGGAACGAATCACCTTGCACAGATGCAGTCGAAGGATGTAGGCGATGCTTCGGACTCGGTCCGGAGGATGAGTAGCGAGATAGAGGTTATTGCCCAAAGCGCAGGACGCTATACGATAACGGCGCAGGCCCTTGATAAGGCGGCAAAATCCGGAGAAAAAAGCATCGGTGAGGCAGTAAAGAGTCTTGAGCTTGCGGACACCGCGGCTGTAGCTATTAATGAAGCAGTTTCTATGATTGATACCATTGCCGAACGGACCAATATTTTGGCCATCAACGCCTCAATCGAAGCGGCCCATGCAGGAGAGGTTGGAAAGGGCTTTGCCGTCGTCGCCAATGAAATCAGAACCCTTGCAAAAGGATCAAGCGACAGTGCGGAAAGTGTGGCTTCCCGCCTTAATGATATTGCAAGCGCCATTGTATCCAGTAAAGAATCAACCAAGCACGCAAACGGTACCTTTATCGATATCATCGAACATTCGGAACAAGTTCTCAGCGGGATGGAATCGATTACCGCGATAACACACACGCTACAGACCATGGGGCAACAGGTTGATCAAGCCCTCACGGCCCTCATCGACAGTTCGGATAAGGTCCAAACCTCCTCTACCGAGGCCCATGAAAAGATCCTGAATGTCTCCCATTCTGCTTCCGATCTTGCCGAATTATCGATTAATCTGCGAAATACCATCACCAATATGGAACAATTCTTGAATTCCATTCGATCACAGGCAGAAGAGATCTTGGAAGAGGGGGAGCAGAATTCCAAAGAAATCGGCGTACTTTCGGATTCGGTTTCTCAGTTCAAAACCGCCGAAGAAACACCAAGCAATGTATAGCGGCAGAAAATGATTCTAACCGGCCTTATATCAGTTGGGACTATTCCACCTACAAAAGCGATCGGTAACCAAGACGAAAATTGCAGCTTTGGCCTTAATAGTTACAGGGATACTATTTGCAAAAATATAATATGAAAATCGTTACGATGCTTTACGTATCGCGCCGATGAAGTAATCCTGAGTTCAACAACGTTATTGTGATGACTATGATGTATCCTGCTGTTGCAAATAGGGAGGATTCGACTCCGAATTTTCCTCCCGTCAACAGCATTGAATGCGACTGCAGCCTGTATGAAATTATGGCTTGAGAATTATAAGCAGTATCAATATCCAGAATATGCCCGATTATGATGATGTTCCATATGCCGTGAACCGTTGCACTTGCGAAAATGGAGCCGCTATCGTAAACGATTAATGAAAACATAATTCCGACAAGCGAGCCCGATATTATCAAAAACAGAAAATCCATACATCCCAGTTTTCCATTAAAAACATGCAGGACCCCGAAGAGTACAGACGGGATAAGAATTGCGGCTTTCTTCCCCCATTTTCGCTCGACCGTACTCATGATCAGACCCCTGAATATCATCTCTTCACCGATTCCGGCTCCAAAACCAACCGTAAAGATGGAACTCAACAGGATGGTATATTTCTGAGTCATCGACATTGTATTTACTATAAAATCACCCTTTATACAGAGCAAAGCCAAGGTGACCAGGAAAGGAAGCAGAAAAGCACAGATAAGCCAACGCAGATAATGATGTGGTTTTCTGATATAACATTCCGCTAATGACACCTTCAGAATTTTCGCACTGTATATTCGTACGGACAGCCATGCAAGTGTTATGTAGATAAGCGTAAACAGCAATGAGGTTGCCCAGTCAGGTAGCGGAATTGTATATGCAAAGCCCGCTATCAGCTGTGCAAGAACA
The sequence above is a segment of the Sediminispirochaeta bajacaliforniensis DSM 16054 genome. Coding sequences within it:
- a CDS encoding methyl-accepting chemotaxis protein, with product MKLRLKLSLPIIGLSFFLYIILFFLMTMGLHQYENFALTTARQELLDGYKKELKSATEIAASLIQSIYADQERSDEEKLEAARTAVRPLRFGTDGYFYAYRAGTGENIIHGSTPANEGKSLWDLQSPDKKQYIIRDLDKAARDGDLFVDFYWSKPNHDPQEVFPKLGTALMVPGTTIWVGTGAYIDEIDSAVTKLTAYYASFAKKMTIILLIFLLAAPLVMFLLIFRRIRNVVGPITRLSDIAQRSAGTDFREIPEITARRFPDEVTVLERSFSELFSQFSKVIRNVQVAVDRSRRRGTGMNSSITTINDSLKEAQISLENLSASEKQLSAEAQANQKLSDDLEQFIAGTNHLAQMQSKDVGDASDSVRRMSSEIEVIAQSAGRYTITAQALDKAAKSGEKSIGEAVKSLELADTAAVAINEAVSMIDTIAERTNILAINASIEAAHAGEVGKGFAVVANEIRTLAKGSSDSAESVASRLNDIASAIVSSKESTKHANGTFIDIIEHSEQVLSGMESITAITHTLQTMGQQVDQALTALIDSSDKVQTSSTEAHEKILNVSHSASDLAELSINLRNTITNMEQFLNSIRSQAEEILEEGEQNSKEIGVLSDSVSQFKTAEETPSNV
- a CDS encoding CPBP family intramembrane glutamic endopeptidase, with translation MQKRSTILTLLTILVGIIILVLAQLIAGFAYTIPLPDWATSLLFTLIYITLAWLSVRIYSAKILKVSLAECYIRKPHHYLRWLICAFLLPFLVTLALLCIKGDFIVNTMSMTQKYTILLSSIFTVGFGAGIGEEMIFRGLIMSTVERKWGKKAAILIPSVLFGVLHVFNGKLGCMDFLFLIISGSLVGIMFSLIVYDSGSIFASATVHGIWNIIIIGHILDIDTAYNSQAIISYRLQSHSMLLTGGKFGVESSLFATAGYIIVITITLLNSGLLHRRDT